The Octopus sinensis unplaced genomic scaffold, ASM634580v1 Contig14987, whole genome shotgun sequence genome includes a window with the following:
- the LOC115230227 gene encoding tubulin alpha-1C chain-like, translated as MRECISVHIGQAGVQIGNACWELYCLEHGIQQNGQVSFESSGANDSSSTFFHEIGSGKRVPRAIFVDLEPSIIDEIRVGKYSQLFHPNQLISGKEDAANNYARGHYTVGKEIIDSVCDQIHKVTEQCSGLQGFLIFHSFGGGTGSGFTSLLMERLSVDFGKKTKLQFSVYPAPRISTAVVEPYNSVLTTHTALEHCDCAFMVDNEAIDDICKKHLDVGYPRYINLNRPIAQVVSSITASLRFDGSLNVDLTEFQTNLVPYPRIHFPLISYAPIISVEKAYHEQLLVSEITNACFETGNQMVKCDPRRGKYMACCLLYRGDVVSKDVNAAIAAIKKKKEIQFVDWYPTRFKVGINSQRPTVIPGGDMAEVQRAVCMVNNTTAIAEAWARLNYKFDLMYAKRAFVHWYVDEGMEEGEFTEAREDLAALEKDYEEVGIDTAETGDEIEEY; from the exons ATG agagaaTGTATCAGCGTTCACATAGGACAAGCAGGCGTCCAAATAGGTAACGCTTGTTGGGAGCTCTATTGCCTTGAACATGGAATCCAACAAAATGGTCAAGTATCATTTGAATCTTCCGGTGCTAATGATTCGTCTAGCACGTTCTTTCATGAGATAGGCTCTGGGAAACGTGTCCCCAGAGCCATATTCGTCGATTTGGAGCCCTCAATTATCG ATGAAATACGCGTTGGAAAATACAGCCAGTTATTTCACCCGAACCAACTCATCAGTGGTAAAGAGGATGCAGCCAACAATTACGCCAGGGGTCACTATACCGTTGGCAAGGAAATCATTGATTCGGTCTGTGACCAAATTCATAAAGTAACTGAACAATGCTCTGGCCTCCAGGGCTTCTTGATTTTTCATAGTTTCGGTGGCGGCACCGGTTCTGGTTTTACGTCTCTGCTAATGGAGCGCCTGAGTGTTGACTTTGGTAAAAAGACAAAGCTTCAATTTTCAGTCTATCCGGCACCACGAATTTCTACAGCTGTAGTAGAACCGTACAATTCCGTCTTAACCACTCATACCGCTCTAGAGCATTGTGACTGCGCTTTCATGGTCGACAATGAAGCAATTGATGATATCTGTAAAAAGCATTTAGATGTTGGGTATCCAAGATACATCAACCTTAATCGTCCAATTGCTCAGGTAGTGAGCTCTATCACTGCTTCTCTAAGGTTTGATGGGTCCCTTAATGTCGATTTAACCGAGTTTCAAACCAACCTTGTACCTTATCCACGTATTCATTTCCCATTGATTTCGTATGCACCAATAATATCGGTTGAGAAAGCGTACCACGAGCAGTTGCTTGTTTCTGAAATAACAAACGCGTGCTTTGAAACCGGTAATCAGATGGTTAAATGTGACCCTCGCCGTGGGAAGTACATGGCTTGTTGTCTGTTGTACCGAGGCGATGTGGTCTCGAAAGATGTTAACGCTGCTATTGcagcaattaaaaagaaaaaagaaattcagtTTGTGGATTGGTACCCAACAAGGTTTAAAGTTGGTATCAATTCCCAACGCCCAACTGTTATCCCTGGGGGAGACATGGCTGAGGTTCAACGGGCCGTGTGTATGGTGAACAATACGACAGCTATTGCTGAAGCTTGGGCCCGTCTAAATTATAAATTTGACTTAATGTATGCCAAGCGAGCTTTTGTTCATTGGTATGTTGATGAAGGTATGGAGGAAGGAGAATTCACAGAAGCGCGTGAAGATTTGGCTGCGTTGGAGAAAGATTATGAAGAAGTCGGTATTGACACAGCTGAAACGGGAGATGAGATTGAAGAATactaa